The Acetivibrio saccincola genome window below encodes:
- a CDS encoding fibro-slime domain-containing protein: MRRKKLGLLTVIALLVSVMLPSFIITIPVNANDDLDLPEKVVFEATIRDFTPDTNPDFENRNFYNNAIRIGSKAVKGLVQDELDEDGKPVYKGPGYYRDDYGRMRDNVQMITSAETFSQWYRDVEGVNRSVKREIELKLDYDKNNNPYYCFSDDQFFPIDDDVLREGEETFGNYKDKLVEKEERTGSGIVEKVRVSRNFHFTTEIESKFMYKGGETFTFIGDDDVWVFIDGKLVIDIGGVHGKVEEKISLDDLDIGLEKGKIYTFHFFHAERHTVESNFTIQTTIDFYTEQNHKMNLMARNEGGSYDSEASGMVGDIVELKYVFPEQEIELPEIENISINRIVFNFETNLPRGLEVIDSGGLIKSDILDERGNIIGTKLRQPDSGEDFDIDYEVDPVTGKYRIKKHEITIKVRLLRPGAYKINPEDIIANYSLYYSDGAIVGLHKGHYIADNNVGINVRFRARIEGPDSMYVGQIVTYTVITDLEDTTDTSFIWSVDENYLEIVEDNGETIKVKAVGKGEGKISVNVGLDGINQEAEKTVNIMWVIDIQ, translated from the coding sequence ATGAGGAGAAAAAAATTAGGTTTATTGACAGTAATAGCACTACTGGTTTCTGTTATGTTACCAAGCTTTATAATAACAATTCCTGTAAATGCTAATGACGACTTGGATTTACCCGAGAAAGTTGTTTTTGAGGCGACTATAAGGGACTTTACTCCTGACACAAATCCGGATTTTGAAAACCGTAATTTTTATAATAATGCAATCAGAATAGGAAGTAAAGCTGTTAAAGGATTGGTGCAAGATGAACTGGATGAAGACGGCAAACCTGTTTATAAAGGACCGGGGTATTATCGGGATGACTATGGTAGAATGAGAGATAACGTACAAATGATTACCAGTGCTGAGACATTTAGTCAATGGTATAGGGATGTTGAGGGTGTTAATCGTTCAGTTAAACGTGAAATTGAATTAAAACTAGACTATGATAAAAATAACAATCCGTACTATTGTTTCAGTGATGACCAATTTTTCCCGATTGATGACGATGTACTTCGTGAAGGTGAAGAGACATTCGGAAATTATAAAGACAAACTAGTTGAAAAAGAAGAACGAACAGGAAGTGGTATTGTTGAGAAAGTAAGGGTAAGCAGAAATTTTCACTTCACAACAGAGATAGAGAGTAAATTTATGTACAAGGGCGGAGAAACTTTTACATTTATAGGTGACGATGATGTATGGGTATTTATTGACGGTAAGTTGGTAATTGATATAGGCGGGGTTCATGGAAAGGTAGAAGAAAAAATATCTTTGGATGATTTGGATATCGGTTTAGAAAAAGGTAAGATATATACTTTTCACTTTTTCCATGCAGAAAGACATACAGTAGAATCAAATTTTACAATACAGACCACTATTGATTTTTATACTGAGCAGAATCATAAGATGAATCTTATGGCAAGAAATGAAGGTGGTAGTTATGACAGCGAAGCAAGTGGAATGGTAGGGGATATAGTAGAGCTTAAATATGTTTTCCCGGAACAGGAAATTGAACTGCCGGAAATAGAAAACATAAGTATAAACAGGATTGTATTTAATTTTGAGACTAATCTTCCAAGGGGATTAGAAGTAATTGATTCAGGTGGGTTGATAAAATCGGATATATTAGATGAAAGAGGAAATATAATTGGTACTAAATTGCGGCAGCCCGACTCAGGTGAAGATTTTGATATAGATTATGAAGTTGACCCTGTTACAGGAAAGTACCGGATTAAGAAGCACGAAATAACAATAAAGGTAAGATTATTGAGACCGGGAGCATACAAAATCAATCCTGAGGACATAATTGCTAATTATTCCTTATATTACTCAGATGGAGCGATTGTGGGTCTGCACAAAGGTCACTATATTGCAGATAACAATGTAGGAATAAATGTAAGATTTAGAGCGAGAATAGAAGGACCTGATTCAATGTACGTTGGTCAAATTGTAACTTATACCGTAATAACTGACTTAGAGGATACCACTGATACCAGCTTTATTTGGAGTGTAGATGAAAATTACCTTGAGATTGTTGAAGATAACGGGGAGACAATTAAAGTAAAAGCTGTGGGTAAAGGTGAAGGTAAAATAAGTGTAAATGTCGGACTTGACGGAATTAACCAGGAAGCAGAAAAGACAGTGAATATTATGTGGGTGATAGATATTCAATAA
- a CDS encoding polysaccharide deacetylase family protein, which translates to MKLYVIKINSILKSIFLASMAIILFAMVFYFKEEVATVFQQKRDLPIYSVDKKIAITFDCAWGSDDIPDILDTLEKHQVKASFFIVGTWAEKFPDAVRLISEAGHDVGNHSYSHIKMGSVDRNRIKDEIIKCDSVLEKITGKEVNLFRPPYGEYNNDVIRVARELNHYTIQWDVDSLNIKVKHTQSAQADIFLYRPVLNTITI; encoded by the coding sequence ATGAAGCTCTATGTTATTAAAATTAACAGCATATTAAAAAGTATTTTTTTAGCCTCTATGGCAATTATATTGTTTGCAATGGTTTTTTATTTTAAAGAGGAAGTTGCAACGGTTTTCCAACAAAAGAGGGATTTACCCATATATTCAGTGGACAAAAAAATAGCAATTACTTTTGATTGTGCATGGGGAAGCGATGATATACCTGACATATTGGACACATTGGAAAAACACCAGGTAAAAGCTTCTTTTTTTATTGTGGGTACATGGGCAGAAAAATTTCCTGATGCTGTAAGATTAATTTCTGAAGCAGGTCATGATGTGGGAAATCACTCCTATTCACATATAAAAATGGGGAGTGTTGACCGGAACCGGATAAAAGATGAGATTATTAAATGTGACAGTGTTTTGGAAAAAATCACAGGTAAAGAAGTTAACCTCTTTAGACCGCCTTATGGGGAGTATAATAATGATGTGATAAGGGTGGCTAGGGAACTAAATCACTATACAATTCAATGGGATGTGGATTCATTAAATATAAAAGTAAAACATACTCAATCCGCACAAGCGGATATTTTTTTATATAGACCTGTTTTAAATACAATAACAATTTGA
- a CDS encoding IS110-like element ISCth8 family transposase, with protein MNFRPIAGIDVGKFFSEMAILSPSNEVIARMKIRHDSSTDVERAVELLKKTEKDFDSRPFVVMESTGHYHKILFHSLYKAGFEVSVINPIQTDSIKNIGIRKVKNDKVDARKIALLYRFQELKTTNIPDEDIECLRSLCRQYYKLSDELTAYKNRLMGIVDQLMLNFKDVFPNIFSKAALAVLEKYPAPAHILKANRNKLIALIQKNSRRSLKWATAKYELLNSKAKEFAPLSISNSSNVAMLGVYISMIKTLEENLEKVLKAIRSLIIEDMAKDMPMLALTLELLQSIPGIGLISAVTILAEIGDFSAFSKPGKLVAYFGIDPSVMQSGEFTGTQNKMSKRGSRLLRRVLFTIALANIRTKRDKTAYNPVLMEYYKNKCQSKPKKVALGAVMRKLVNYIFAVLRDRKPYELRSPQEHAQMLAAKHTAA; from the coding sequence ATGAATTTTAGACCCATCGCCGGAATCGATGTCGGCAAGTTCTTCAGTGAGATGGCAATTCTTTCTCCATCCAATGAAGTAATTGCCCGCATGAAGATCCGCCATGATTCCAGTACTGACGTTGAAAGAGCCGTTGAATTACTGAAAAAAACGGAAAAGGACTTTGATTCTAGGCCTTTCGTCGTCATGGAATCCACTGGGCACTATCACAAAATCCTTTTCCATTCACTTTATAAAGCTGGATTTGAGGTTTCTGTCATAAACCCCATCCAAACTGATTCTATCAAAAATATTGGAATAAGGAAAGTGAAAAATGATAAAGTGGATGCCCGGAAAATTGCTCTGCTATACAGATTTCAGGAGCTTAAAACTACCAATATCCCCGACGAGGATATTGAATGTCTGCGAAGCCTTTGCCGCCAGTACTACAAGCTCTCTGACGAACTTACTGCTTACAAAAACAGGCTTATGGGTATTGTTGACCAACTCATGCTAAACTTCAAGGATGTATTCCCTAATATCTTTTCAAAGGCTGCTCTTGCAGTATTGGAGAAATATCCTGCACCTGCGCATATTCTTAAAGCGAACAGAAACAAGTTGATTGCACTGATACAGAAGAATTCCCGCAGAAGCCTTAAATGGGCAACTGCAAAGTATGAGCTTTTGAATTCCAAGGCCAAAGAATTTGCACCTTTAAGCATTAGTAACTCTTCAAATGTTGCCATGCTTGGTGTGTATATCTCTATGATTAAAACCTTGGAAGAAAACCTTGAGAAAGTCCTCAAAGCCATTCGTTCATTGATTATTGAAGATATGGCAAAGGACATGCCCATGCTGGCACTGACTCTCGAGCTTCTACAAAGCATTCCAGGTATAGGACTTATCTCTGCTGTTACCATTCTGGCTGAAATTGGCGACTTTTCAGCCTTTTCAAAGCCAGGCAAGCTAGTTGCTTATTTCGGTATTGACCCCTCTGTAATGCAGTCCGGAGAGTTTACCGGCACACAAAACAAGATGTCAAAAAGGGGGTCAAGACTGCTTCGCAGAGTACTTTTCACAATTGCTCTTGCTAATATCCGCACCAAGCGGGACAAAACAGCTTACAACCCTGTACTGATGGAATATTACAAAAACAAATGCCAGAGCAAGCCCAAGAAAGTAGCTTTGGGGGCTGTTATGCGTAAGCTTGTTAATTATATTTTTGCTGTTCTTAGGGATAGAAAGCCTTACGAATTACGTTCTCCCCAAGAGCACGCGCAAATGCTTGCAGCGAAGCACACAGCAGCTTAG
- a CDS encoding cohesin domain-containing protein, with the protein MKKRMSALAILVVVLLVSFLVVNAATESIIALIATFDIYVNGEKYQGENPPIVIEGRTYLPLRAIGEVLGIDVEWNQQLRRVEVERPSGGEIVEEVEEIPGAPAGYGILPEIREVKFSKHDPIDLKVGSLTATKGSTVEIPVYLGYVPKGGIFETDFELLYDRDILEIESVKPGKLLSGDGAGFSYIGGNGIVNIKFDSNAGRRPSITSDGELAVITAKIKNNAPTGKTAIRLSSGGYFEDNHSAALWVWYIPGIITVE; encoded by the coding sequence ATGAAAAAGAGGATGAGTGCGTTAGCAATATTAGTTGTTGTTTTACTTGTTTCTTTTTTAGTAGTTAACGCAGCCACTGAGAGTATAATAGCTTTAATAGCCACTTTTGATATTTACGTTAACGGTGAAAAGTATCAAGGTGAAAATCCTCCTATTGTAATAGAAGGAAGAACCTATCTTCCTCTCAGGGCAATAGGGGAAGTGCTGGGAATAGATGTTGAGTGGAATCAACAGTTAAGAAGGGTTGAAGTTGAAAGACCAAGTGGAGGGGAAATAGTAGAGGAAGTAGAAGAAATTCCCGGCGCACCTGCAGGGTATGGTATTTTACCGGAAATCAGGGAAGTAAAATTCAGTAAACACGACCCTATAGACCTTAAAGTCGGAAGCTTGACAGCTACTAAAGGAAGCACTGTTGAGATTCCTGTTTACCTGGGATATGTGCCTAAGGGCGGCATATTTGAAACTGATTTTGAATTGCTGTATGATAGGGACATTTTAGAAATAGAAAGCGTAAAGCCCGGAAAATTACTGTCTGGAGACGGGGCAGGATTTAGTTACATTGGAGGAAACGGAATTGTAAATATAAAATTTGATTCAAATGCAGGAAGAAGGCCGTCAATTACTTCAGACGGGGAGTTGGCTGTAATAACGGCTAAAATTAAAAATAATGCGCCTACAGGCAAGACTGCAATCAGATTAAGCAGCGGGGGATATTTTGAAGATAATCATTCTGCTGCCCTTTGGGTATGGTATATACCCGGAATTATAACAGTTGAATAA
- a CDS encoding dockerin type I repeat-containing protein, with translation MYGDIKNDKVINSMDYSLLSRYILEVEKSLPNKEAADLNGDNIIDSLDATLLQRYVLEIIKKFPR, from the coding sequence ATGTACGGTGACATAAAAAATGACAAAGTCATAAATTCAATGGATTACTCCCTTCTAAGCAGATACATACTAGAAGTGGAAAAATCCTTACCTAATAAGGAAGCTGCAGATTTAAACGGGGATAATATAATAGATTCTTTGGATGCAACATTACTGCAAAGATACGTTTTAGAAATTATAAAAAAATTTCCAAGATAA
- a CDS encoding aldo/keto reductase, producing the protein MQYRRFGKTNVNVSILGYGCMRFPKKNKRIDLNKTEKQILTAVENGVNYFDTAYIYPGSEAALGEILQRNNLKEKVYIATKIPPYMVNSKASMEKVLNTQLKRLKTDYIDFYLIHSIQDIESWEKAKSAGMVSFLEEMKEKGVIKFIGFSYHGGKDDFKAIIDDYNWDFCQIQYNFIDEYTQAGVEGLKYAFSKDIGVAIMGSLKGGRIVGQMPPSIDKIWNKAPFKRTYADWAFRWLWNQEEVSVALSGLNDEKHIIENSKLADEIKVGCLTKEELDIYKEVKEEYLRLMKVPCTGCNYCLPCPVGVNIPFAFNYYNSRFFFNQRTAIFKYLFFGGDVLGGRNFLASNCISCRKCEKVCPQGIEISEELKKVTKEMEPWWSKPLLFVGKRVLKFKSLLDNRRKDKL; encoded by the coding sequence ATGCAGTATCGAAGATTTGGAAAGACAAATGTTAATGTATCAATATTAGGATATGGATGCATGAGGTTTCCTAAAAAGAATAAAAGAATTGATTTAAATAAAACGGAGAAACAAATTCTAACTGCAGTAGAAAATGGAGTTAACTATTTCGATACTGCATATATATACCCGGGAAGTGAAGCGGCTTTAGGAGAGATTCTTCAGCGGAATAATTTAAAAGAAAAAGTTTATATTGCCACAAAAATTCCTCCATATATGGTGAATTCCAAGGCAAGCATGGAAAAAGTCTTAAACACCCAGCTAAAAAGACTTAAAACAGACTATATTGATTTTTATTTAATTCATTCAATTCAAGATATTGAAAGCTGGGAAAAGGCAAAAAGTGCCGGAATGGTAAGCTTTTTAGAGGAGATGAAAGAAAAAGGTGTAATTAAGTTTATTGGCTTTTCATATCATGGGGGAAAAGATGATTTTAAAGCAATTATAGACGATTATAATTGGGATTTTTGCCAGATCCAATACAACTTTATTGACGAATACACCCAGGCAGGGGTTGAAGGGCTTAAATATGCGTTTTCAAAAGATATTGGAGTTGCAATTATGGGTTCTTTAAAAGGGGGAAGGATTGTGGGACAGATGCCTCCTTCAATAGATAAAATATGGAACAAGGCCCCTTTTAAGAGAACTTATGCAGACTGGGCTTTCAGGTGGCTGTGGAATCAGGAAGAGGTATCAGTAGCTCTGTCAGGCTTAAATGATGAGAAGCATATTATTGAAAATTCTAAGCTGGCAGATGAAATTAAAGTTGGCTGTCTCACCAAAGAAGAACTGGACATTTATAAAGAAGTAAAAGAAGAGTATTTAAGGCTTATGAAGGTTCCGTGCACAGGCTGCAACTATTGCCTACCATGTCCTGTTGGAGTAAATATTCCATTTGCATTTAACTATTATAATTCAAGGTTTTTTTTCAACCAACGGACTGCTATTTTCAAATATTTGTTTTTTGGGGGGGATGTGCTGGGAGGAAGGAATTTTCTTGCGTCAAATTGTATTAGCTGCAGAAAGTGCGAGAAGGTATGCCCTCAGGGTATAGAAATAAGTGAAGAACTTAAAAAAGTAACTAAGGAAATGGAGCCTTGGTGGAGTAAGCCACTTCTTTTTGTCGGAAAGAGAGTTTTGAAATTTAAGAGTTTGTTGGATAATAGGAGGAAAGATAAACTTTAA
- a CDS encoding phosphoribosylformylglycinamidine synthase encodes MVKNIKRIYVEKKKGFDVEGQNLFADLKENLGIKNLKSVRVINRCDVEGLSDEELETAKKIVFSQPPVDNVYDETIDIGEGERLIAIEFLPGQYDQRADSASQCIQLLTLREKPRVKVAKIIVLSGDINDEEYEKIKTYLINPIECQEASMEKPDTLEKKANVPEDVEVLDGFINMSSAEIEEFKNKMGFAMSLEDLKFCQEYFKNTEKRDPTITEMKVLDTYWSDHCRHTTFLTNIKSVEFEDGDFTEPVKEAYMEYLKSRDFVYGDEERDISLMDLATIVAKELKKRGKLDALDQSDEVNACSIKVKVDVDGKEENWLVMFKNETHNHPTEIEPFGGAATCLGGAIRDPLSGRSYVYQAMRISGSGDPRTRIEDTIPGKLPQRKITTVAAQGYSSYGNQIGVAAGQVDEIYDEGYVAKRMELGAVIAAAPMKNVVREKPVPGDVIILLGGRTGRDGCGGATGSSKEHTEESLITSGAEVQKGNPPIERRIQTLFRKPWVSTMIKKCNDFGAGGVSVAIGELADGLKINLDAVPTKYEGLDGTEIAISESQERMAVVISKENVEAFIEAASLENLEATPVAEVTEEPRLVMTWRNTDIVNISREFLDTNGVKQNTNVKVKAPLNEENYFNKAGKVKENLEDAWISNLRDLNVCSKKGLVEMFDSSAGANTVLMPLGGKHQLTPQEGMVAKIPVQKGETNTGSIMTYGYNPRISRWSPFHGAVYAVVESVAKVVAMGGDYKTTWLTFQEYFEKLGSDPEKWGKPFSALLGAYYAQMKFGIAAIGGKDSMSGTFEDLNVPPTLVSFAVNVADVNNVVSAEFKKAGSKVVLVPAKFDRRNLPDFEDLQNKYEKINQVIKKGKVLSSQSVRGGGISEAISKMCFGNMIGFKFSEDISDEELFAPLYGSIILEFDENEDVDKLLDGIDFKVLGLTQDKKSIDVGKISLQLDSLCDSWEEPLENIFPTKLPSEDGKPKQYEYFRKDSIKPKTSFAKPRIFIPVFPGTNGEDEVIKAFEKAGGEVEILIMKNLSIKDIEKSMDELVRGIQKSQIVVLPGGYSGGDEPNGSAKFIVAAFKNSKVKDAVMDLVENRDGLMLGISGGFQALINLGLVPYGEIRDISDDSPVLTFNTIGRHVSTMVRTKITSNLSPWFSNVKVGDVYTIPVSHGEGRFVAKDEVFDILEKNGQIAAQYVDFDGNPTYDIRFNPNGSFGAVEAVTSPDGRILGKMGHSERISTNVAKNIPGNKNQKLFEAGVNYFK; translated from the coding sequence ATGGTAAAAAATATCAAAAGAATTTATGTTGAAAAGAAAAAGGGTTTTGATGTGGAAGGGCAAAATTTGTTTGCTGATTTAAAGGAGAATTTGGGTATAAAAAATCTTAAATCTGTGAGAGTAATTAACCGTTGTGATGTGGAAGGGCTGTCTGATGAAGAGCTTGAAACAGCAAAAAAGATAGTGTTTTCCCAACCTCCTGTAGATAATGTTTATGATGAAACTATAGATATAGGCGAGGGTGAAAGGTTAATTGCTATAGAGTTTTTGCCGGGTCAGTACGACCAGAGAGCGGATTCTGCCTCTCAGTGTATACAATTGCTTACTCTTAGGGAGAAACCCAGGGTAAAGGTGGCAAAAATCATTGTACTAAGCGGGGATATTAACGATGAAGAGTATGAAAAAATAAAAACGTATTTAATTAACCCAATTGAGTGTCAGGAAGCTTCAATGGAAAAGCCGGATACATTAGAGAAAAAAGCCAATGTACCGGAAGATGTTGAAGTTTTAGATGGCTTTATAAATATGTCATCTGCAGAAATTGAAGAATTTAAAAATAAAATGGGATTTGCAATGTCTTTAGAAGACCTGAAGTTTTGCCAGGAGTATTTTAAAAATACTGAAAAAAGAGACCCAACCATAACGGAAATGAAAGTTTTAGATACTTACTGGTCAGACCACTGCAGACATACTACCTTTTTGACTAATATAAAAAGTGTGGAATTTGAAGATGGAGATTTTACTGAGCCTGTAAAGGAAGCCTACATGGAATATTTAAAGTCCAGGGATTTTGTATATGGTGATGAAGAAAGAGATATTTCATTAATGGACCTGGCTACAATTGTGGCGAAAGAATTGAAAAAAAGAGGGAAGCTTGATGCTTTAGACCAGTCTGATGAGGTTAATGCCTGCAGCATTAAAGTTAAGGTTGATGTGGATGGAAAAGAAGAAAACTGGCTGGTTATGTTTAAAAATGAAACACATAACCACCCTACAGAAATAGAGCCCTTTGGCGGCGCGGCAACCTGCCTTGGAGGGGCAATAAGAGACCCTCTGTCCGGAAGGTCATATGTATATCAGGCTATGCGTATTAGCGGCAGTGGTGATCCAAGAACCAGAATTGAGGATACAATACCAGGAAAACTTCCGCAAAGGAAAATTACAACTGTAGCTGCCCAAGGGTACAGTTCCTATGGAAACCAGATTGGAGTGGCAGCAGGACAGGTGGACGAAATATATGATGAAGGGTATGTTGCAAAGAGAATGGAGCTGGGTGCAGTAATTGCTGCAGCACCTATGAAAAACGTAGTTAGGGAAAAGCCCGTTCCAGGGGATGTAATTATTTTGCTTGGAGGAAGAACAGGCAGGGATGGATGTGGAGGGGCAACCGGCTCATCTAAAGAGCATACAGAAGAATCACTAATTACATCCGGTGCAGAAGTGCAAAAGGGTAACCCTCCTATAGAAAGAAGAATACAGACTCTTTTTAGAAAGCCTTGGGTAAGCACAATGATAAAGAAGTGTAATGACTTTGGTGCAGGAGGGGTTTCGGTAGCGATAGGTGAGCTGGCGGACGGCTTAAAAATAAATTTAGACGCTGTTCCAACAAAATATGAAGGACTGGATGGTACGGAAATAGCTATATCAGAGTCTCAGGAGAGAATGGCTGTAGTTATTTCAAAGGAAAACGTAGAAGCGTTTATAGAGGCTGCAAGCCTTGAAAATCTTGAAGCCACCCCGGTTGCAGAGGTTACAGAAGAACCAAGGCTCGTTATGACATGGAGAAATACTGATATTGTAAATATAAGCAGGGAGTTTTTAGATACAAATGGCGTTAAACAAAATACTAATGTTAAAGTAAAGGCACCGCTAAATGAGGAAAATTATTTTAATAAAGCAGGTAAAGTAAAAGAAAATTTAGAAGACGCCTGGATTTCAAACTTAAGGGATTTAAATGTTTGCAGTAAAAAAGGCCTGGTGGAGATGTTTGACAGCAGTGCCGGTGCAAACACCGTACTTATGCCCCTTGGAGGAAAGCATCAACTGACTCCTCAAGAGGGAATGGTGGCTAAAATACCTGTACAAAAGGGAGAAACAAATACAGGCAGCATTATGACCTATGGATACAATCCCCGTATCTCAAGATGGAGTCCTTTCCACGGGGCTGTTTACGCTGTTGTTGAGTCTGTTGCAAAGGTTGTTGCAATGGGTGGGGATTATAAAACTACATGGCTGACATTCCAGGAGTATTTTGAAAAGCTGGGCTCTGATCCTGAAAAATGGGGCAAGCCTTTTAGTGCACTCCTTGGAGCATATTATGCACAAATGAAGTTTGGAATTGCAGCAATAGGCGGGAAAGACAGTATGTCAGGAACTTTTGAAGATTTGAATGTTCCTCCTACACTGGTTTCCTTTGCTGTAAATGTTGCAGATGTAAATAATGTAGTGTCTGCAGAGTTTAAAAAAGCAGGAAGTAAAGTGGTTTTAGTGCCTGCAAAATTTGACAGGAGAAATCTTCCTGATTTTGAAGATCTACAGAATAAGTATGAAAAAATAAACCAGGTAATTAAAAAAGGAAAAGTGCTTTCATCTCAAAGTGTAAGGGGTGGAGGTATTTCAGAGGCAATAAGCAAAATGTGCTTTGGAAATATGATTGGGTTTAAGTTTAGTGAAGATATTAGTGATGAAGAACTTTTTGCACCTTTATACGGTTCAATAATTCTTGAATTTGATGAAAATGAAGATGTGGATAAGTTGCTGGATGGTATTGATTTTAAGGTTTTAGGTCTGACCCAGGATAAAAAGTCCATAGATGTTGGAAAAATCAGCTTACAACTTGACAGCCTCTGTGACAGTTGGGAAGAGCCTTTAGAAAATATTTTCCCTACAAAATTGCCTTCTGAAGATGGAAAGCCAAAACAGTACGAATATTTTAGAAAAGACAGTATAAAACCTAAAACAAGCTTTGCAAAACCAAGGATTTTCATACCTGTATTCCCAGGTACAAATGGTGAAGATGAAGTTATTAAGGCTTTTGAGAAGGCAGGCGGGGAAGTTGAAATATTAATAATGAAAAATTTAAGCATCAAAGACATTGAAAAATCAATGGATGAATTGGTAAGAGGCATTCAAAAATCACAAATTGTGGTACTTCCCGGAGGTTATAGCGGTGGTGATGAGCCAAACGGTTCAGCTAAGTTTATTGTAGCAGCTTTTAAAAATTCAAAAGTTAAAGATGCCGTGATGGATTTAGTAGAAAACAGGGACGGGCTGATGTTGGGAATCTCCGGTGGTTTTCAGGCGTTAATTAATTTAGGGCTTGTACCTTATGGTGAGATAAGGGATATTTCAGACGATAGTCCTGTTTTGACATTTAACACAATAGGAAGACATGTTTCAACCATGGTGAGGACAAAGATTACTTCTAATTTATCACCATGGTTTAGCAATGTGAAAGTGGGAGATGTCTATACAATTCCGGTTTCCCACGGGGAAGGACGATTTGTTGCAAAAGATGAAGTGTTTGATATATTAGAGAAAAACGGACAAATTGCAGCCCAGTATGTGGATTTTGACGGCAACCCTACTTATGACATCAGGTTTAATCCTAATGGTTCTTTTGGGGCTGTTGAAGCTGTAACCAGTCCGGATGGCAGGATACTTGGCAAAATGGGACACTCTGAGAGAATAAGCACTAATGTGGCAAAAAATATTCCGGGTAATAAGAATCAAAAACTATTTGAAGCAGGGGTTAATTATTTTAAATAG
- a CDS encoding polysaccharide deacetylase family protein encodes MKLYVIKINSILKSIFLASMAIILFAMVFYFKEEVATVFQQKRDLPIYSVDCPDKKIAITFDCAWGSDDIPDILDTLEKHQVKASFFIVGTWAEKFPDAVRLISEAGHDVGNHSYSHIKMGSVDRNRIKDEIIKCDSVLEKITGKEVNLFRPPYGEYNNDVIRVARELNHYTIQWDVDSLDWHPDITIEEIHNRIKKGVKNGSILLFHNDTKHTANIISDIIVNLKNSGYSFVPVSELIIKEDYYIDNTGRQIKKQKS; translated from the coding sequence ATGAAGCTCTATGTTATTAAAATTAACAGCATATTAAAAAGTATTTTTTTAGCCTCTATGGCAATTATATTGTTTGCAATGGTTTTTTATTTTAAAGAGGAAGTTGCAACGGTTTTCCAACAAAAGAGGGATTTACCCATATATTCAGTGGACTGCCCTGACAAAAAAATAGCAATTACTTTTGATTGTGCATGGGGAAGCGATGATATACCTGACATATTGGACACATTGGAAAAACACCAGGTAAAAGCTTCTTTTTTTATTGTGGGTACATGGGCAGAAAAATTTCCTGATGCTGTAAGATTAATTTCTGAAGCAGGTCATGATGTGGGAAATCACTCCTATTCACATATAAAAATGGGGAGTGTTGACCGGAACCGGATAAAAGATGAGATTATTAAATGTGACAGTGTTTTGGAAAAAATCACAGGTAAAGAAGTTAACCTCTTTAGACCGCCTTATGGGGAGTATAATAATGATGTGATAAGGGTGGCTAGGGAACTAAATCACTATACAATTCAATGGGATGTGGATAGTTTAGATTGGCATCCGGATATCACCATAGAAGAAATACATAATAGAATAAAAAAAGGCGTAAAGAACGGTTCAATTTTATTGTTTCACAATGATACAAAGCACACTGCAAATATAATTTCAGATATAATTGTTAATTTAAAAAACAGTGGCTATAGCTTTGTACCGGTTTCAGAGTTGATAATTAAAGAAGACTATTATATTGACAATACAGGAAGGCAGATAAAAAAACAAAAATCCTGA